A genomic segment from Thermomicrobiales bacterium encodes:
- a CDS encoding Rid family detoxifying hydrolase, translating into MVDATTQRDVIETPKAAAPIGPYSQAIRAAGLVFVAGEKGIDPVTNQMVSGGVAAETRQTLENIRNILEEAGSSLAKAVATTVYLTDINTFAEMNAIYAEYFPNEAPGRTTVGVVSLPAGAQVEITVTALA; encoded by the coding sequence ATGGTTGATGCGACAACGCAGCGCGACGTGATCGAGACCCCGAAGGCAGCCGCGCCGATCGGGCCGTATTCGCAGGCGATCCGGGCGGCAGGACTGGTCTTCGTCGCCGGGGAGAAGGGGATCGACCCGGTCACGAATCAGATGGTCAGCGGCGGCGTCGCCGCCGAGACGCGGCAGACACTGGAGAACATCCGCAACATCCTGGAGGAGGCCGGCTCGTCGTTGGCGAAGGCGGTCGCAACAACCGTCTACCTGACCGACATCAACACCTTCGCCGAGATGAACGCCATCTACGCCGAGTACTTCCCCAACGAAGCACCCGGCCGCACCACGGTCGGCGTCGTCTCGCTACCAGCCGGCGCGCAGGTCGAGATT